A single genomic interval of Calditrichota bacterium harbors:
- a CDS encoding type I restriction enzyme HsdR N-terminal domain-containing protein, producing MTHLSKLNLPNFSFRIENESIFDPIRKKWVALTPEEWVRQNFLAYLVQDKKYPKSLIKVEQTIKAFEKTRRCDAVIHTSEITPLAILECKKPNIKITEKTFKQIALYNSALNAPYLIITNGMDHYCCKIEFDPTKIIFLDHIPDYEEMKLET from the coding sequence ATGACACACTTATCTAAATTAAACCTGCCAAACTTTTCTTTCAGGATTGAAAATGAATCCATCTTTGATCCAATCCGCAAAAAGTGGGTAGCACTTACTCCTGAAGAATGGGTGCGTCAAAATTTTTTGGCTTATCTTGTACAGGATAAAAAATATCCTAAAAGCCTAATCAAGGTTGAACAAACAATTAAAGCTTTTGAGAAAACGCGACGTTGCGATGCAGTGATCCATACAAGTGAGATAACCCCGCTGGCCATTTTGGAATGCAAAAAACCTAATATCAAAATAACAGAAAAAACCTTTAAGCAGATTGCATTGTATAACTCTGCTTTAAATGCACCATACCTGATAATTACAAACGGGATGGATCATTATTGTTGTAAAATTGAGTTCGATCCCACCAAAATTATTTTCCTGGATCACATCCCGGATTACGAGGAGATGAAACTGGAAACTTAA
- a CDS encoding ZIP family metal transporter, whose amino-acid sequence MPVNIVFDSFIAGILASLACGLGVLPLLFPKLNLEKRTGLGYGIAGGLMFSASVYNLLLPGLSTSGTHLSFNDVAPIIIGIGLGAAFIWFAHAKMETNFDGSNKTKASTRGQLLIFLAMAIHSIPEGIAVGVGYASGEVFDTDFGSYIALAIGIHNIPEGLAVAIPMRAAGATINRCFWAAVLTSIPQPIAAIPASLASWFFQPLMPVLMGFAAGAMIYLVLLELIPVALEQESPSKTAWFFTIGFCAMLLVQVIL is encoded by the coding sequence ATGCCTGTTAATATTGTATTTGATTCATTTATAGCCGGAATCCTGGCCAGTCTTGCTTGCGGTCTGGGCGTACTTCCATTACTGTTTCCAAAACTAAACCTGGAAAAAAGAACAGGTTTGGGTTACGGTATTGCCGGTGGCCTTATGTTTTCTGCCTCGGTTTATAATTTACTTTTGCCCGGGTTAAGTACTTCCGGCACCCATCTTTCATTTAATGATGTTGCACCAATAATTATTGGAATCGGGTTGGGCGCAGCTTTCATCTGGTTTGCCCATGCAAAAATGGAAACAAACTTTGATGGATCGAACAAAACTAAGGCCAGTACACGCGGGCAATTATTAATTTTTTTAGCTATGGCCATCCACAGTATCCCGGAAGGAATTGCAGTTGGCGTAGGCTATGCATCCGGTGAAGTTTTTGACACTGATTTTGGATCATACATTGCATTAGCAATAGGAATCCATAATATCCCTGAAGGCTTGGCAGTAGCAATCCCGATGCGTGCTGCGGGAGCGACCATAAATCGCTGTTTCTGGGCAGCTGTTTTAACAAGCATACCGCAACCGATTGCAGCCATACCGGCAAGTTTAGCATCCTGGTTTTTTCAGCCATTGATGCCGGTATTAATGGGTTTTGCTGCCGGAGCTATGATCTACCTCGTTTTATTGGAATTGATCCCGGTTGCATTGGAACAGGAAAGCCCATCCAAAACTGCATGGTTTTTCACGATTGGTTTTTGCGCGATGCTGTTAGTCCAGGTGATTTTATAG
- a CDS encoding nucleotidyltransferase domain-containing protein, with protein MIYKKTYKSHSMLNKRATNSTERIDTLRKKFNNCLKDKFKDIVVYCVGSIGRGEVGNVSNLDLFILSKHEQKDISKLDELLLLAEIININQQLDYPDFSNDGRFLKVYSLKDMLGKLDSPLDDYENSFTARMLLLLESKAIHNNELYETFIVEIVDHYFRDKKDTDKFKPLFLLNDILRYWRTLCLNYEKTRNDKIKPWRKKNINLKYSRMLTIFGTILPIVALPVKNRDQFIELTKLTPLERFSYGLDIIGSYKTDKDYQKFLDLYENFLFCKENEKKEELTEKCRCNAENFSDYIYGALMHESINNELKKYWCCSLCIFYF; from the coding sequence ATGATTTATAAAAAAACATATAAAAGTCATAGTATGCTCAATAAAAGAGCGACTAATTCTACTGAAAGAATAGACACTTTAAGAAAAAAATTCAATAATTGTTTAAAAGATAAATTCAAAGATATAGTTGTTTATTGTGTTGGATCAATTGGAAGAGGGGAAGTTGGTAATGTTTCTAATTTAGATTTATTTATTCTATCAAAACATGAACAAAAAGATATCAGCAAATTAGACGAATTACTTTTACTAGCTGAAATAATAAACATAAATCAACAATTAGATTATCCTGATTTTAGCAATGATGGAAGATTTCTGAAAGTATATTCGTTAAAAGACATGTTAGGGAAGTTGGATTCTCCATTAGATGATTACGAAAATTCATTTACTGCAAGAATGCTTCTTTTGCTAGAAAGTAAAGCAATTCATAACAATGAATTATATGAGACTTTTATAGTTGAAATAGTTGATCACTATTTTAGAGATAAAAAAGATACTGATAAATTTAAACCATTATTTTTGTTAAACGATATTCTTAGATATTGGAGAACCCTTTGTTTAAATTATGAAAAAACTAGGAATGACAAAATAAAACCTTGGAGAAAGAAAAATATTAATTTGAAATATAGTAGGATGTTGACCATTTTTGGAACAATTCTTCCAATTGTAGCTTTACCTGTAAAAAATCGTGATCAATTTATTGAGCTAACAAAGCTTACGCCGTTGGAGAGGTTCTCTTATGGTTTAGATATTATCGGCTCATATAAAACAGATAAAGACTATCAAAAATTTTTAGATTTATATGAAAATTTTTTATTTTGTAAAGAAAATGAAAAAAAAGAAGAACTGACAGAAAAGTGTAGATGTAATGCAGAGAATTTTTCTGACTATATATATGGTGCATTAATGCATGAGAGTATAAATAATGAACTAAAGAAATATTGGTGCTGTAGTTTATGTATTTTCTATTTTTAG
- a CDS encoding sulfite exporter TauE/SafE family protein, which yields MEIPKEILLFAIGAIAGFMNVFAGGGSTLTLPVLIFAGLDAATANGTNRIAIFLQNVSGISSFKNQKITGARIALKYSLFTIPGAIIGAFYSIKIDDVWFERILGIVMIGVVISLFQKRKGNPGLNETEKPGFFFYLSLFAIGFYGGFIQVGIGFIIMGTLFHFLQTSLVRVNFYKLILVLIYTIPTILVFVFNDKINWALGLSLAAGNMLGAWIAAHVTVKKGDKFIRYILAVAIILMAIKLFL from the coding sequence ATGGAAATCCCAAAAGAAATTTTATTATTTGCCATAGGCGCAATAGCCGGCTTTATGAATGTATTTGCCGGTGGCGGTTCTACCCTGACATTACCCGTTTTAATTTTTGCCGGCCTTGATGCCGCAACAGCAAATGGTACAAACCGCATTGCAATTTTCCTTCAAAATGTTTCCGGTATCAGCAGTTTTAAAAATCAAAAAATTACGGGTGCGCGGATTGCATTAAAATACTCACTTTTTACCATTCCCGGTGCAATTATTGGCGCTTTCTATTCAATAAAAATTGATGATGTCTGGTTTGAACGTATTCTTGGGATTGTGATGATTGGCGTAGTAATTTCCCTGTTTCAAAAGCGGAAAGGAAATCCGGGTCTGAATGAGACAGAAAAACCGGGTTTCTTTTTTTATTTGTCGCTTTTCGCGATTGGATTTTACGGTGGCTTTATTCAGGTTGGGATCGGATTTATTATTATGGGTACGTTGTTTCATTTTTTACAGACATCGCTGGTACGCGTAAATTTTTATAAACTAATTCTTGTTTTGATTTATACCATCCCAACAATTTTGGTTTTTGTTTTTAATGATAAAATTAACTGGGCGCTTGGTTTATCCCTCGCAGCAGGTAATATGCTCGGTGCATGGATTGCAGCCCATGTTACTGTAAAAAAAGGTGATAAATTTATCCGCTATATTTTGGCAGTTGCAATAATCTTAATGGCTATAAAACTTTTTTTATAA
- the map gene encoding type I methionyl aminopeptidase: MIRYYSKKDIEEIRKSARLVSKTLGLVAGKIEPGVTTLELDKLAEEFIQDNGGKPAFKGYAGSKTPFPATLCMSRNEEVVHGIPSKKPLENGEIVSVDCGVKLNGFYGDHAYTFVVGETNLQVLRLLKVTKECLDIGISFAKDKNKIGDIAYHIQEHAESNGFGVVRELVGHGVGKHLHEEPQVPNYGKRGKGTRLKNGMVLAIEPMINMGTKNVIQLNDGWTIITADKKPSAHFEHDVAIVNGKPEVLSTFDYVEEALKKKGSIVI, encoded by the coding sequence TTGATTAGATATTATTCAAAAAAAGACATTGAAGAAATTCGCAAAAGCGCCAGGCTTGTTTCCAAAACTCTGGGGCTTGTCGCAGGAAAAATTGAACCCGGTGTAACCACACTCGAACTGGATAAGTTGGCCGAAGAATTTATCCAAGACAATGGCGGGAAACCTGCTTTTAAGGGTTATGCCGGAAGCAAAACACCATTTCCGGCCACATTATGTATGTCTCGCAATGAAGAAGTTGTCCATGGAATCCCGTCAAAAAAACCGTTGGAAAATGGTGAAATTGTTTCGGTGGATTGTGGCGTAAAACTAAACGGCTTTTATGGTGATCATGCCTACACTTTTGTCGTTGGTGAAACCAATCTACAGGTTTTAAGGCTTCTTAAAGTTACCAAAGAATGTCTCGACATTGGAATTAGCTTTGCCAAAGATAAAAATAAAATCGGTGACATTGCATACCACATTCAGGAACATGCAGAAAGTAATGGCTTTGGTGTAGTGCGCGAACTGGTTGGTCATGGTGTTGGCAAACATTTACACGAAGAACCTCAGGTTCCCAATTATGGCAAAAGGGGCAAAGGGACACGTTTAAAAAATGGAATGGTGCTGGCCATCGAGCCAATGATAAATATGGGTACGAAAAATGTTATCCAGCTGAATGATGGCTGGACAATCATCACTGCAGACAAAAAACCCTCAGCACATTTTGAACACGATGTGGCAATAGTCAATGGCAAGCCGGAAGTACTTTCAACATTTGATTATGTGGAAGAAGCATTAAAGAAAAAAGGCTCAATAGTTATATAA
- a CDS encoding STAS domain-containing protein codes for MHFVETKVNRVVILTVKGNLVQKDETDKLQEKILSILNKDRKYLVIDLKQVSMITSLGIGGLIRALRTVREKDGDLKLSSVNASVRKVFTITKLEEIIEIFDTSDEAVKSFE; via the coding sequence ATGCATTTTGTAGAAACAAAGGTTAATAGAGTTGTAATACTTACTGTAAAAGGGAATCTGGTTCAGAAAGATGAAACAGATAAATTGCAGGAAAAAATTCTCAGCATTTTAAATAAAGATAGAAAATATCTTGTGATTGATTTAAAACAGGTTAGCATGATCACCAGTTTGGGAATTGGTGGGTTGATTCGTGCTTTAAGGACTGTGCGAGAGAAAGATGGTGATTTGAAGCTTTCTTCTGTTAATGCCAGTGTCCGTAAGGTTTTTACAATCACAAAGCTGGAAGAAATAATTGAAATTTTCGATACCTCGGATGAAGCTGTAAAAAGTTTCGAGTAG
- a CDS encoding hydrolase, with the protein MKIAVDFDGTIVEHKYPEIGKTILFAFEALKELQDRKHKLILWTYRSGKELDEAVQFCKDNGIEFYAVNKSFPEEEFDNSKASRKIDAELFIDDRNLEGFPGWTNVLKIIHPEDFGIDTEPKTIMDKFRDFIDELKS; encoded by the coding sequence ATGAAAATTGCAGTAGATTTTGACGGGACCATTGTAGAACATAAATATCCCGAAATTGGGAAAACCATACTATTTGCTTTTGAAGCTTTGAAAGAACTTCAGGATCGCAAACACAAACTTATTTTATGGACCTACCGCAGCGGCAAAGAGCTTGATGAAGCTGTCCAATTTTGCAAAGATAATGGTATCGAATTTTATGCTGTAAATAAAAGCTTTCCTGAGGAAGAGTTTGATAATTCAAAAGCAAGCCGCAAAATTGACGCGGAACTATTTATCGATGATAGAAATTTAGAAGGCTTCCCTGGATGGACAAATGTGCTAAAAATTATTCATCCTGAAGATTTTGGCATTGATACAGAACCGAAAACAATAATGGATAAATTCCGGGATTTTATTGATGAGTTAAAAAGCTGA